One genomic region from Candidatus Babeliales bacterium encodes:
- a CDS encoding prepilin-type N-terminal cleavage/methylation domain-containing protein — protein MIPFKSHKNGFTLVEVILSLAITGIVLTPIFMMHEMIMNRVGRSSKAFDYIVLCKNLLYEARQKQDPDAQEFSLNKTEIVFDAELIYTLEKNIDQKSSLAALPGLHKELVTVSWTEQDKKKQDRLVTLIYKKPEQKKS, from the coding sequence ATGATACCTTTCAAAAGCCATAAAAATGGATTTACGCTTGTTGAAGTTATATTATCTCTTGCTATTACAGGGATAGTGCTGACGCCAATTTTTATGATGCATGAAATGATAATGAATCGTGTGGGTCGTTCATCAAAAGCATTTGATTATATAGTGCTTTGTAAAAATTTATTATATGAAGCGCGTCAAAAACAGGATCCTGATGCACAAGAATTTTCACTCAATAAAACAGAAATTGTTTTTGATGCGGAACTAATTTATACTCTTGAAAAAAATATTGATCAAAAATCATCACTTGCTGCATTGCCTGGTTTACATAAAGAGTTGGTCACCGTATCTTGGACAGAGCAAGATAAAAAAAAACAAGATCGATTAGTAACATTGATCTATAAAAAACCAGAACAGAAAAAATCATGA
- a CDS encoding prepilin-type N-terminal cleavage/methylation domain-containing protein, whose protein sequence is MNKQLGFSLLELLVVIAIIGILSAIIVPNIQRSTPRYEREEFVARFNTLVQYGWQQSLVTHKMQRITVDMGQKRISLMQDSGEKDRAGEIVFKPIADPVQDTECAIPDNIQIKQFFVEGFDMMTKFARSKTASVWFYIVPEGMVQNVVINCVDTKDMQDHQPRPIGLVLNPFTAQYKLYDTFQKP, encoded by the coding sequence ATGAATAAACAATTAGGTTTTTCTCTTTTAGAATTACTTGTAGTGATTGCGATAATCGGTATTTTAAGTGCAATCATTGTGCCTAATATTCAGCGATCAACACCTCGCTATGAACGAGAAGAGTTTGTAGCGAGGTTTAACACATTAGTTCAGTATGGGTGGCAGCAATCATTAGTCACTCATAAAATGCAACGTATTACCGTTGATATGGGACAAAAGCGTATTTCTTTAATGCAAGATTCCGGAGAAAAAGATCGAGCAGGAGAAATTGTTTTTAAACCCATTGCCGATCCAGTACAAGATACAGAATGTGCTATTCCTGATAATATTCAGATTAAACAATTTTTTGTTGAAGGATTTGATATGATGACAAAATTTGCGCGTAGCAAGACAGCGTCAGTTTGGTTTTATATTGTCCCTGAAGGAATGGTGCAAAATGTAGTAATTAATTGTGTTGATACAAAAGATATGCAGGATCATCAGCCACGACCGATCGGATTAGTGCTTAACCCTTTTACTGCTCAATATAAATTATATGATACCTTTCAAAAGCCATAA
- the gspG gene encoding type II secretion system major pseudopilin GspG, which produces MTTTQTDITTHIKQKYVRAGFTLMEILIAVMILGLLGAMVGPALNNIYKSQQKRTCKGTLTGFKKGISMYQMHTQQLPSTLKDLIKKPKEERAAKKWEGPYIGEDLVEVPKDPWGEDFKYKVTTGAKHPYELYSYGPNGKGAPKEEWINVWDE; this is translated from the coding sequence ATGACTACTACACAGACGGATATCACAACGCATATCAAACAAAAATATGTTCGTGCGGGATTTACATTGATGGAAATATTAATTGCGGTGATGATTCTTGGTCTTCTTGGTGCAATGGTTGGACCAGCGCTCAATAATATTTATAAAAGCCAACAAAAAAGGACATGTAAAGGTACCTTAACTGGATTCAAAAAAGGTATTAGTATGTATCAAATGCATACACAACAATTACCATCTACATTAAAAGATCTTATTAAAAAACCAAAGGAAGAACGTGCTGCTAAAAAATGGGAAGGACCTTATATAGGTGAAGATTTAGTTGAAGTACCTAAAGATCCATGGGGGGAAGATTTTAAATATAAAGTAACCACAGGTGCAAAACATCCGTATGAACTTTATTCCTATGGCCCTAATGGTAAAGGTGCTCCAAAAGAAGAATGGATTAACGTTTGGGATGAATAA
- a CDS encoding type II secretion system F family protein, with translation MALYSYEAFSKDGKIVKGTIDAPSAEALKEQLTRQGLFPTKIESTGGVSTAGFFARLFESKIKTKDKILFSKQLAILLKSGVPILQAIELLIEQFEGNMKNMLVRIKDDIKEGSSLADALSKYPKIFEKIYLQLVRAGEATGKLETILERLTVYLERREVTSKKVRGALQQPIIQLVVAVLVVGVLVTKVVPQMAKNFTSKKAALPWPTAVLLSLSDFMISYALFIIIALVIIIVGFKFWKATPSGGKQLDQIKLKLPLIKYLSKTNAVVQFSYTLGLLLEGGVNIAEALDIVVSIIDNRVLASALRTARDNIVKEGKIAEYLQQTKMFPPIAIYLIKTGEQTGELATMLLTVADNYEKDYIELIDKVTGLIAPVMLFVMAGIIGFIVMAIALPMIEQMKNMG, from the coding sequence ATGGCGTTATATTCATACGAGGCATTTTCAAAGGATGGAAAAATAGTAAAAGGCACTATAGATGCGCCATCAGCAGAAGCTTTAAAAGAACAATTAACACGACAAGGGCTTTTTCCCACTAAAATTGAATCAACAGGAGGGGTATCAACTGCAGGCTTTTTTGCACGTTTATTTGAATCAAAAATAAAGACTAAAGACAAAATTCTTTTTTCAAAACAATTGGCTATTTTACTCAAATCAGGCGTTCCTATATTGCAAGCAATTGAGTTGCTTATTGAGCAATTTGAAGGCAATATGAAAAACATGCTTGTGCGCATTAAGGATGATATTAAAGAAGGCAGTTCGCTAGCAGATGCATTGAGTAAGTACCCTAAAATATTTGAAAAAATATATCTTCAACTTGTTCGTGCCGGAGAAGCAACGGGTAAATTAGAAACGATTCTTGAGCGACTAACAGTGTATCTGGAGCGAAGAGAGGTAACAAGTAAAAAAGTACGTGGTGCTTTACAACAACCTATAATTCAATTAGTTGTTGCAGTTCTTGTTGTAGGAGTGTTAGTTACTAAAGTTGTTCCTCAGATGGCTAAAAATTTTACATCAAAAAAAGCAGCTCTTCCTTGGCCAACTGCAGTTCTTTTGTCATTATCTGATTTTATGATTAGTTATGCATTGTTCATCATTATTGCATTGGTAATTATTATTGTAGGATTCAAGTTTTGGAAAGCAACACCGAGTGGTGGTAAACAATTAGATCAAATTAAATTAAAACTTCCTCTAATCAAATATCTTTCAAAAACCAATGCAGTGGTACAATTTAGTTATACGCTGGGACTGTTGCTTGAAGGAGGAGTTAATATTGCTGAGGCATTGGATATTGTTGTAAGTATTATCGATAATCGTGTTTTAGCATCGGCATTGCGTACGGCGCGGGATAATATTGTTAAGGAAGGTAAAATTGCAGAATATTTACAGCAAACAAAAATGTTTCCACCGATTGCTATTTACTTAATTAAAACTGGTGAGCAGACTGGTGAGCTTGCTACAATGCTACTCACTGTTGCTGATAATTATGAGAAAGATTATATTGAATTAATTGATAAAGTAACAGGTCTTATTGCACCGGTTATGCTTTTTGTTATGGCAGGTATCATTGGTTTTATTGTCATGGCAATTGCATTACCAATGATTGAACAGATGAAAAATATGGGTTAA
- a CDS encoding PASTA domain-containing protein, whose translation MNMKNYLWMMPFFSFIFGYYIMQQLFRTPNIIIPHLIGKQVHEILPLVTQYNLNIRLIDQKEESDLPEGIILNQIPTAGTTIKSNQPLFLVTTKKPLPIFAPACIEKHIDDLVGTLRKNDINHQIYYVPHAYPKEICFAQSHHAHESLEKEKLILYISSGNDKPIIWPSFVNMPLQEVIEFLSVYTINPSVINDATDKEQRSDDYIIIDQRPFAGTLLTLNTDKPLSVQLRIR comes from the coding sequence ATGAATATGAAGAATTATTTATGGATGATGCCATTTTTTAGTTTCATTTTTGGATACTATATAATGCAACAATTATTTCGTACACCAAATATTATTATACCTCACCTTATAGGTAAACAGGTCCATGAAATTCTTCCACTTGTTACGCAATACAATCTCAATATCAGGCTTATTGACCAAAAAGAGGAAAGCGATTTGCCAGAAGGTATTATTCTTAATCAAATACCGACAGCTGGAACAACAATCAAATCAAATCAACCATTATTCCTTGTAACAACAAAAAAACCTTTGCCAATATTCGCACCTGCATGCATAGAAAAGCATATTGATGATCTTGTGGGTACCTTGCGTAAAAACGACATTAATCATCAAATTTATTATGTACCGCACGCTTATCCAAAAGAAATATGTTTTGCGCAGTCACACCATGCGCATGAATCTCTTGAAAAAGAAAAATTAATTCTTTATATTTCATCTGGCAATGATAAACCAATTATTTGGCCTAGTTTTGTTAATATGCCATTGCAAGAAGTCATTGAGTTTTTATCCGTATACACTATAAATCCAAGTGTTATTAATGACGCTACGGATAAAGAACAACGCAGCGATGACTACATTATCATTGATCAACGACCTTTTGCAGGAACATTATTAACTTTAAATACAGATAAACCATTATCGGTCCAATTACGTATACGTTAA
- a CDS encoding HAD-IA family hydrolase: MNTTNFSPKTHIFLWDLHDVILTKSMWSWFIICIRFKRKKELISRLDKKTISIIFQFLLERLPLIRKQTVSEELIKAAQKKNNNALIELVVDVCSSYVPIKKTVTLMQELSSLGYVHHLGSNIGKTVFNDSVKKFPTIFSLFKEYTIPFESINATIVKKPYPEFFYAHIEKNNLEPHQIIFIDDKLANVQAAQSLGIHAIHFKNAKQLRKELAKNNIIKE, from the coding sequence ATGAATACAACTAACTTCTCACCAAAAACTCACATTTTTTTATGGGATCTCCATGATGTTATTCTCACAAAAAGCATGTGGTCATGGTTTATAATCTGTATACGCTTTAAACGTAAAAAAGAGCTGATTAGTCGGCTTGATAAAAAAACTATCTCAATTATTTTTCAATTTTTACTTGAACGCTTACCATTAATCAGAAAACAAACTGTCAGTGAAGAGCTCATTAAAGCTGCGCAAAAAAAAAATAATAACGCACTTATTGAACTCGTTGTAGATGTTTGTTCATCATATGTTCCAATCAAAAAAACTGTTACACTTATGCAAGAGCTTTCTAGTCTTGGATATGTACATCATTTAGGGTCAAATATCGGTAAAACAGTATTTAATGATAGCGTAAAAAAATTTCCTACAATATTTAGTTTATTTAAAGAGTATACTATTCCGTTTGAATCTATTAATGCAACCATTGTTAAGAAACCGTATCCTGAATTTTTTTATGCGCACATAGAAAAAAACAATCTCGAACCCCATCAAATAATTTTTATTGATGATAAATTAGCAAATGTACAAGCTGCACAATCCCTAGGTATACACGCAATACACTTTAAAAATGCCAAACAACTGCGTAAAGAACTAGCTAAAAATAATATAATAAAAGAATGA
- a CDS encoding ABC-F family ATP-binding cassette domain-containing protein, translating to MINGYNVCLEMIEQVIFDDVSFVFDQNQRIGLVGRNGSGKSTLLKVIAGKQQLDKGSVSIAKNKTIAYLSQDVVLQSDKSIIEETYTAFAHIAVLLQEQKDIEAQLDNADDLDELLERYAIVCEKLLHVDQEGMRAEAKKVLMGLGFKSEQLDEPVATLSVGWKMRIVLAKLLLQKADFYLFDEPTNHLDIVAKEWFLQFLKRAPFGFVLVCHDRYFLNQLCTIIFEIERGKGKAYFGDYNRYEIQKAHDEALLETQYKNQQREIKQKTETIERFKAKASKAAMAQSMLKALDKVERIELPPKAPDINFNFPPIQQSGSVVLAIENVAHSFGSKQIFKDVSFEIQRGKKIALVASNGVGKTTLFNIIAHKLPLTTGGVTVGHNVHYTVFDQDQTASLAINKTILENITESCPKATEQKIRAFSGSFLFTKDSINKKVGVLSGGEKNRVGMIKVLLQNANLLLLDEPTNHLDIQSKDILLTALQAYQGTILFVSHDQDFVNKLATDVVELSSDGAKEYQGNYELYLYQKQQEIQKSQATDHSVLKAVNNNKRSSNNESAKKMTPRSEADSKDLERKIQKLERDIKKIEHSFIELTFGSAMFDAAQKKLQELQNELSASLIEWENNLS from the coding sequence ATGATTAATGGATATAATGTTTGTTTAGAAATGATTGAGCAAGTTATCTTTGACGATGTCTCATTTGTTTTTGATCAAAATCAACGAATCGGTTTAGTTGGACGAAATGGTTCAGGAAAGTCAACGCTCCTTAAAGTAATTGCGGGCAAACAGCAGCTTGATAAAGGTTCAGTTTCCATTGCCAAAAACAAGACAATTGCATATTTATCTCAGGATGTTGTGCTTCAATCAGATAAATCAATTATTGAAGAAACGTATACTGCTTTTGCGCATATAGCTGTTTTATTACAAGAACAAAAAGATATAGAAGCACAATTAGATAATGCCGATGATTTAGATGAACTGCTTGAGCGATACGCAATTGTATGTGAAAAACTTCTTCATGTTGACCAAGAAGGCATGCGAGCAGAGGCAAAAAAAGTTCTTATGGGCTTAGGCTTCAAATCAGAACAGCTTGATGAGCCAGTTGCAACATTAAGCGTTGGTTGGAAAATGCGCATAGTGCTTGCTAAACTGCTTTTACAAAAAGCTGATTTTTATTTATTTGATGAGCCAACTAACCATTTGGATATTGTTGCAAAAGAATGGTTTTTACAATTCTTAAAACGTGCACCATTTGGTTTTGTTCTTGTGTGCCATGATCGTTATTTTTTAAATCAACTATGTACTATAATTTTTGAGATTGAACGCGGTAAAGGCAAAGCATATTTTGGTGATTATAATCGCTATGAGATACAAAAAGCTCATGATGAAGCATTATTGGAAACTCAGTATAAAAACCAACAACGTGAAATAAAACAAAAGACTGAAACTATCGAACGTTTTAAAGCTAAAGCAAGCAAAGCTGCAATGGCACAAAGTATGCTCAAAGCGCTTGATAAGGTTGAGCGTATTGAACTTCCTCCTAAGGCTCCTGATATTAATTTTAATTTTCCACCGATTCAACAGTCTGGTAGCGTGGTTCTTGCAATTGAAAATGTTGCACATTCATTTGGTTCAAAACAGATATTTAAAGATGTATCTTTTGAAATTCAACGAGGTAAAAAAATTGCCCTTGTTGCATCAAATGGCGTAGGAAAAACAACATTATTTAATATTATTGCTCACAAATTGCCGTTAACAACAGGTGGAGTTACTGTTGGACACAATGTGCATTACACGGTTTTTGATCAAGATCAAACTGCTTCATTGGCGATTAATAAAACCATTCTGGAAAATATTACTGAATCCTGCCCAAAGGCAACTGAGCAAAAAATCAGGGCATTTTCCGGTTCATTTTTATTTACTAAAGATTCTATTAACAAAAAAGTTGGCGTATTAAGCGGCGGTGAAAAAAATCGCGTTGGTATGATTAAGGTGTTATTACAAAATGCTAACCTGTTACTGCTTGATGAACCTACAAACCATTTGGATATTCAATCAAAGGATATACTGTTAACTGCTCTTCAAGCGTATCAAGGTACAATTTTATTTGTTTCGCATGATCAGGATTTTGTTAATAAACTCGCAACTGACGTTGTTGAATTAAGTTCTGATGGCGCTAAAGAATATCAAGGTAATTATGAGCTATATTTGTATCAAAAACAGCAAGAAATACAAAAATCACAAGCAACTGATCATTCTGTATTAAAAGCAGTAAATAATAATAAAAGAAGTTCAAACAACGAGTCAGCAAAAAAGATGACACCAAGATCAGAGGCTGATAGTAAAGATTTGGAACGTAAAATTCAAAAATTAGAACGTGATATTAAAAAAATAGAACATAGCTTTATAGAACTAACTTTTGGTTCGGCAATGTTTGATGCAGCGCAAAAAAAATTACAAGAATTGCAAAATGAGTTGAGTGCTTCATTGATTGAATGGGAAAATAACCTAAGCTAA
- the uppS gene encoding polyprenyl diphosphate synthase, giving the protein MIKHLACIMDGNRRWAMKQGLTSWFGHKKGLETVHHVIDFCLQKKILYLSLYAFSIENLQRSSAEQRYLFEILAQEALQDIEELKSKNICIKFIGNRDLFPESVIPVCKKIESETMLGTSLHVNFLLCYGGQQEIVAATKSIAVKIAQGELHPADITQEVFESFLWTARAPSPDLVIRTGGDRRLSNFLLFQCAYSEFYFLDCLWPDISFLDLDSALTYFTTCRKNFGK; this is encoded by the coding sequence ATGATAAAGCATCTAGCATGTATAATGGATGGTAATAGGCGATGGGCAATGAAGCAAGGATTAACTTCCTGGTTTGGTCATAAAAAAGGTTTAGAGACGGTACACCACGTTATTGATTTTTGTCTGCAAAAAAAAATTTTATATTTATCTTTATATGCTTTTTCTATAGAGAATTTACAACGATCTTCTGCTGAGCAACGTTATTTATTTGAAATATTAGCTCAAGAAGCATTACAAGATATTGAAGAACTTAAGAGTAAAAATATCTGTATTAAATTTATCGGTAATCGTGATTTGTTTCCTGAAAGTGTTATACCTGTATGTAAAAAAATTGAATCTGAAACTATGCTTGGTACTTCTCTCCATGTTAACTTTTTATTATGTTATGGAGGCCAACAAGAAATAGTAGCAGCTACAAAATCTATTGCCGTAAAAATTGCACAAGGCGAATTGCATCCTGCTGATATTACTCAAGAAGTATTTGAAAGTTTTTTATGGACAGCCAGGGCACCATCACCCGATTTAGTCATTCGAACTGGCGGAGATCGTCGATTAAGTAATTTTTTATTATTTCAATGTGCTTATAGCGAATTTTATTTTCTCGATTGCTTATGGCCAGATATCTCATTTCTTGATTTAGATTCTGCACTTACTTATTTTACTACATGTCGAAAAAATTTTGGCAAATAA
- a CDS encoding TIGR00730 family Rossman fold protein, which yields MKLKRIGMCCSLAWKFSRVFYHIIYGVWRISKLRGPIISIFGSARVAQTDKYAREANQIAVWLVDQGISVLTGGGPGIMEAANCGTIKSTKKGRVKSIGIGVRGLNEPKNICVEEYFELDYFFARKWLLTQYSTGFIVFPGGFGTLDELSEVLTLIQTRQLKKVPIVLIGKDYWHPFMSWIVDEALPRGLVKPEHVKLFSITDDPYAAFCFVQGKCEII from the coding sequence ATGAAACTTAAAAGAATTGGCATGTGTTGTTCATTGGCATGGAAGTTTTCTCGAGTTTTTTATCATATTATTTATGGTGTATGGCGTATTTCAAAATTACGAGGCCCAATTATCTCAATTTTTGGAAGCGCGAGAGTTGCTCAGACTGATAAGTATGCACGAGAAGCAAATCAAATTGCTGTCTGGTTGGTTGATCAAGGGATATCAGTATTGACAGGTGGAGGTCCAGGAATTATGGAGGCAGCTAATTGCGGAACAATCAAATCTACAAAAAAAGGCCGCGTTAAAAGCATTGGTATTGGGGTACGAGGTTTAAATGAACCTAAAAATATATGCGTTGAAGAGTATTTTGAATTGGATTATTTTTTTGCACGCAAATGGTTATTAACTCAATATTCAACAGGATTTATTGTTTTTCCGGGAGGATTTGGAACTTTAGATGAACTTTCGGAAGTGTTAACGTTAATTCAAACGAGACAATTAAAAAAAGTTCCTATTGTTTTAATTGGTAAAGATTATTGGCATCCATTTATGAGCTGGATTGTTGATGAGGCATTACCGCGAGGATTAGTTAAACCAGAACATGTGAAACTGTTTAGTATTACGGATGATCCATACGCAGCATTTTGCTTTGTACAAGGAAAATGTGAAATTATTTAA
- a CDS encoding carotenoid oxygenase family protein encodes MNHILQILALFISCIAGHDFYYLLQKKSMYEQTIKYRAEKINTNSSLIRYKSLDQEVVLQELEIQGTIPQWLEGTLVRNGPAKFETDSEVVSHLFDGYAMLHAFSCKDGKVFYTNKFLESNYYTHAIKTGKIAKGFMQDPCKLIFAKFFSYFFSQTVDYDNANVNVAKIADEFVALTETPLPITFDPTTLATTGHLLFEDDIQGHVTSAHPHTDFETKETFNYMTYFGKESKYIIYSVHESSKKRRTITSISVEKPSYMHSFSITKNYIILTEIPFKVNPLTLLFTTKPFIKNFEWKPEDGTVFTVVDRNNGDIVGRFITEAFFTYHHVNAFEQDDSIVIDLIAYNEASKVDNHLLKHIFDETNSKIDIGLLKRFTINTTDKIVSCATIIPDYYLEMPQINYEHYTMKPYQYLYALGFLNPIDHSCLVKININNGSIIQWEEKDCSCGEPVFIAAPNAQDEDDGVLLSIVLDIPTQRSFLLVLDAKTCKEIGRAYVPHHIPYGLHGAFFKIIKR; translated from the coding sequence ATGAATCATATTTTACAGATATTAGCTTTATTTATTAGTTGTATTGCTGGGCATGATTTTTACTATTTATTGCAAAAAAAATCAATGTATGAACAAACAATAAAATATCGTGCTGAAAAAATTAATACTAATTCTTCATTGATACGATATAAATCACTCGATCAAGAAGTTGTTTTACAAGAATTAGAAATTCAGGGAACTATTCCTCAATGGCTTGAAGGAACACTGGTTCGTAATGGCCCAGCAAAATTTGAAACTGATTCTGAAGTTGTATCTCATCTTTTTGATGGTTATGCAATGTTACATGCTTTTTCATGTAAAGATGGCAAAGTTTTTTATACTAATAAATTTCTTGAATCAAATTATTATACGCATGCAATAAAGACAGGAAAAATAGCAAAAGGTTTTATGCAAGATCCGTGCAAGCTTATTTTTGCTAAATTTTTTTCATATTTTTTCTCTCAAACAGTAGATTATGATAATGCTAATGTTAATGTAGCAAAGATTGCAGATGAGTTTGTTGCCTTAACAGAAACACCATTACCGATTACATTTGATCCTACAACACTTGCAACAACGGGACATTTATTATTTGAAGATGACATTCAAGGTCATGTTACTAGTGCACATCCACATACTGATTTTGAAACCAAGGAAACATTTAACTATATGACTTATTTTGGTAAAGAAAGTAAGTATATTATTTATTCGGTACATGAAAGCAGTAAAAAACGTAGGACAATTACATCAATTTCTGTTGAAAAACCTTCGTACATGCATAGTTTTAGTATTACTAAAAATTATATCATCTTAACTGAGATTCCTTTTAAGGTAAATCCGTTAACGTTGCTTTTTACGACTAAGCCATTTATTAAAAATTTTGAATGGAAACCTGAAGATGGAACTGTTTTTACGGTAGTTGATCGCAATAATGGAGATATTGTTGGTCGATTTATAACAGAAGCATTTTTTACTTATCATCATGTCAATGCATTTGAACAAGATGACTCTATTGTCATTGATCTCATTGCATATAATGAAGCATCCAAGGTAGATAATCATTTACTTAAACATATTTTTGATGAAACAAACTCAAAAATAGATATTGGTTTACTCAAAAGATTTACTATTAATACTACTGATAAAATAGTTTCTTGCGCAACTATAATTCCTGATTATTACCTTGAAATGCCACAAATAAATTATGAACATTATACTATGAAACCATATCAGTATCTGTATGCATTAGGGTTTTTAAATCCTATTGATCATTCATGTTTAGTTAAAATCAATATCAACAATGGTAGCATTATTCAATGGGAAGAAAAGGATTGTTCATGTGGTGAGCCAGTATTTATTGCAGCACCTAATGCTCAGGATGAAGATGATGGTGTACTGTTATCAATAGTTCTTGATATACCTACGCAACGTTCATTTTTACTTGTTTTAGATGCAAAAACATGTAAGGAGATAGGTAGAGCGTATGTGCCTCATCATATACCATATGGTCTTCACGGAGCATTTTTTAAGATAATAAAGAGATAG
- a CDS encoding YncE family protein: protein MKKNLQKNNLLVCLALLGSTQIYAEKQGDVVLKKHDSDKRSNQNTVVATINTGVTPSDIAITPNNKFAYVVNSNNFGVEGADTITVIDLKTNLVVATISDPSFSDLSTITIDSRLNRAYVTNGTGTTISVIDLATNQVINTITGFDGPSSMVIVPGTNIAYVSNFGTDTGTGAGTGTTVNVVNLANNTITGAPITVGTGPTALGISRNGNFIYALNYGDGTMGTGTLSVIQRSTNMVISTITGFSGPSAIAITPDGRFAYVTNAGSNDLDPIGNTISIVDLQTNTVVNTIPVGLEPSDVVFSSNGRLAYVSNFNTFFENNTDATGIVAGAGTVTIIDTKTGRVVAPTIEVGQSPTALAIAKDNLYVTNGTSNTVSVIPIKG, encoded by the coding sequence GTGAAGAAGAATTTGCAAAAAAATAATTTATTGGTTTGTTTAGCTTTACTCGGGTCAACACAAATATATGCAGAGAAGCAAGGCGATGTTGTTTTAAAAAAACACGATTCGGATAAGCGTTCAAATCAAAATACTGTTGTTGCAACTATCAATACAGGTGTCACACCAAGTGATATCGCAATTACTCCAAATAATAAATTTGCATATGTTGTTAATAGTAATAATTTTGGTGTAGAAGGTGCTGATACAATAACGGTGATTGATCTTAAGACGAATCTTGTTGTTGCAACTATTTCTGATCCAAGTTTTAGTGATTTATCAACAATAACGATTGATAGCAGGCTTAATCGAGCATATGTCACTAATGGTACAGGTACAACAATTAGTGTTATTGATTTAGCAACTAATCAAGTTATAAATACGATCACTGGGTTTGATGGCCCATCAAGTATGGTTATAGTTCCAGGAACTAATATAGCGTATGTTAGTAACTTTGGTACAGATACGGGAACTGGTGCTGGTACAGGAACTACAGTTAATGTTGTTAATTTGGCTAATAATACAATTACAGGAGCGCCAATTACGGTTGGCACAGGACCTACTGCATTAGGAATATCACGAAATGGCAACTTTATTTATGCTCTTAATTATGGTGATGGAACTATGGGCACAGGTACATTGAGTGTTATTCAAAGAAGTACTAACATGGTAATTTCTACGATTACTGGTTTTTCTGGCCCATCTGCAATTGCTATAACACCTGATGGAAGATTTGCGTATGTTACTAATGCGGGTAGTAATGATCTTGATCCTATCGGTAATACGATAAGTATTGTTGATTTGCAAACTAATACAGTAGTTAATACGATACCTGTTGGATTAGAGCCATCTGATGTTGTGTTTTCGTCGAATGGACGCTTGGCATATGTTTCTAATTTTAATACTTTTTTTGAAAATAATACTGACGCAACAGGTATTGTTGCGGGTGCAGGAACGGTAACTATTATCGATACAAAAACAGGAAGAGTAGTAGCGCCAACAATAGAAGTTGGTCAATCACCTACTGCATTGGCGATAGCAAAAGATAACTTGTATGTTACCAATGGTACCTCTAATACCGTAAGTGTTATTCCAATTAAAGGCTAA
- the ndk gene encoding nucleoside-diphosphate kinase translates to MELTKLTFAMIKPDAVAAKNSGKIIDIIEHNDFEIVRMQKVMIAKDLAEEFYAEHKDKPFFQELVEFIISAPVILMALHKEDAIVSWRELIGATDPAKAAEGTIRYAYGTDIGKNAVHGSLDSASAAIELELFFPDLFEYEDQSECSDNECDDDH, encoded by the coding sequence ATGGAATTAACAAAATTAACATTTGCTATGATTAAGCCTGATGCTGTTGCAGCTAAAAATAGTGGTAAGATTATTGATATAATTGAGCATAATGATTTTGAGATTGTCCGTATGCAAAAAGTGATGATTGCTAAAGACCTGGCAGAAGAATTTTATGCTGAACATAAAGATAAGCCGTTCTTTCAAGAGCTCGTTGAATTTATTATTTCAGCTCCAGTAATTCTTATGGCTCTTCATAAAGAAGATGCAATTGTTTCGTGGCGTGAATTGATTGGTGCCACTGATCCTGCTAAGGCTGCAGAAGGAACAATTCGTTATGCATATGGAACAGATATAGGTAAAAATGCTGTTCATGGTTCACTTGATTCTGCATCAGCTGCAATTGAACTTGAACTTTTTTTTCCTGATTTATTTGAATATGAAGATCAAAGCGAATGTTCTGATAATGAATGTGATGATGATCATTAA